In Candidatus Saganbacteria bacterium, a single window of DNA contains:
- a CDS encoding proton-conducting transporter membrane subunit, translating into MTAIMPLLILFLGAFAVFLISRLSNNRGLWGSLLSSAVILGAIYSLLRVMKDLINDQAVAYPLKVFAFSSSLRFDFLSVLLSMTVLILGLMVAVFSCRYMEDDLSQDKYYTLLLIMIGAIVGLSATKDLFSIWVFFELMCVSSYILVSFRKEKWEPLEAGFKYLIMSAAGSMLVLLAISVVFGMTGVLDLEGIKSLIRTVPPVPMMISIVMFICGFSVKAAIVPFHTWLPDAHSEAPSGISAMLSGIVIEAGLFAMIRVLMYMTGLKADFGLVLIIMAVVTMTVGNIMALSQTRIKRMLAYSSVAQMGYMILGIGIGFHFLIPDGFLGGFFHIVTHAGMKGLAFLVAGVVIHYVGTSEISEMKGLSQKMPAVALSFAVAAFALAGVPPFSGFMSKWLIYKSGFDAGGWGYALAGIAIFNSVLSLGYYLPAVNAMYAPSMSDKVRTSKPVPWSVMVPIALLTISVIVLGILPDIGLGFVGLAVKNLYWIMGAR; encoded by the coding sequence ATGACGGCAATAATGCCTTTATTGATATTGTTCTTGGGAGCGTTCGCGGTGTTCCTGATATCGCGGCTTTCAAATAACAGAGGCCTGTGGGGAAGCCTGCTGTCCAGCGCGGTCATACTCGGCGCCATTTACTCGCTGTTGAGGGTAATGAAGGACCTTATCAACGATCAGGCCGTAGCGTATCCTTTGAAAGTCTTTGCGTTCTCATCGTCTTTGAGATTTGATTTTCTCAGTGTCCTTCTGAGCATGACGGTACTCATTCTCGGTCTTATGGTAGCGGTATTTTCCTGCAGGTACATGGAAGACGATCTCAGCCAGGACAAATATTACACGCTTCTTCTGATAATGATCGGGGCCATCGTAGGACTGTCGGCAACAAAAGACCTTTTCAGTATCTGGGTCTTCTTCGAACTGATGTGTGTTTCTTCCTATATTCTTGTCTCGTTCAGAAAAGAAAAATGGGAACCGCTCGAGGCGGGGTTCAAGTACTTAATAATGAGCGCGGCAGGATCGATGCTGGTGCTGCTCGCGATCTCCGTAGTATTCGGTATGACCGGCGTTCTTGACCTTGAGGGGATCAAGTCCCTCATCAGGACCGTTCCACCGGTTCCTATGATGATAAGCATTGTGATGTTCATATGCGGATTTTCGGTGAAAGCAGCCATTGTCCCGTTCCATACATGGCTTCCCGACGCTCATTCCGAAGCTCCTTCAGGGATATCTGCCATGCTTTCCGGCATAGTCATTGAGGCCGGGCTTTTTGCGATGATCAGAGTGCTTATGTACATGACCGGCCTTAAGGCGGATTTCGGTCTCGTTCTGATCATCATGGCTGTGGTCACGATGACTGTCGGCAATATCATGGCCCTCAGCCAGACCAGGATAAAAAGGATGCTGGCATATTCTTCCGTGGCTCAGATGGGCTATATGATCCTGGGGATAGGGATCGGGTTCCATTTTCTTATTCCCGACGGTTTTCTCGGCGGATTTTTCCATATAGTGACACATGCCGGAATGAAAGGACTCGCCTTTCTTGTGGCCGGCGTGGTGATCCATTATGTCGGGACGTCCGAGATCAGCGAAATGAAAGGGCTGTCGCAGAAAATGCCGGCAGTCGCGCTTTCTTTTGCCGTGGCGGCTTTCGCTCTCGCGGGAGTCCCTCCGTTCTCCGGGTTCATGAGCAAATGGCTGATATATAAATCCGGATTTGATGCCGGCGGATGGGGATACGCCCTTGCCGGCATAGCGATATTTAATTCGGTACTCTCGCTCGGATATTATCTTCCGGCGGTCAATGCGATGTACGCTCCGTCGATGAGCGACAAAGTCAGGACTTCAAAGCCCGTGCCCTGGAGCGTTATGGTTCCGATAGCGCTTTTGACGATATCCGTGATTGTTCTTGGCATTCTGCCTGACATAGGCCTCGGGTTTGTCGGGCTTGCGGTAAAAAATCTGTATTGGATAATGGGAGCAAGATGA